One stretch of Balneola sp. MJW-20 DNA includes these proteins:
- a CDS encoding RND family transporter — MHKFAEFLIKHPRLFIGLFIVLVAASLYPASQIRTDFNLENFYPKDDQTVQYYRLLEEDFGRDDNIMMVGFRSDSLFSRDVLLDLKAITDSVAVIPNITDVRSLWSAEEIRNINNTLQFNRYLDEDSLASQNRSVGIKIAQDPILSGLMINDSLNTTAIYLSIDEGNNSYSTRSQITEDLNRVLADYPSIDFKISGIPYFRNQYVSILNQEVIFYIAFSSALIIAFLWYLYRSKWGILLPMIIVWLTVLFTIATITLTGGYLEIMSSTIAPILLCVGVADSIHMISKFDDAIQNGMKRKKAIIEMMLTLGSATFLTSITTAIGFGTLLTSNVIPMRRFGIYTAVGVLIAYVVTITLLPAILKFSGSRKVFQDNGGKLYPFMGKWLLRLSYFNQRNYKKIVVVSGLIILLTGFGMSQLRVNGRVFDDVSRDSELIKDSQFFSDNLAPIFPLEVIIDTDNPEGIYDPGLLQKISRLEDHLLSYPEIRRTNSLVTLLSQIHKTMAPEDHSINPIPQDPALIAQYILLLEINGVEALSNLTDFDYSKVRLTAQTIDAGSQRINEIRASVRDYLSEQPGDEEIIITGSTVLSADLVGKMVWSLASSIGLAFICISIVMALLFKDLKMVLISLIPNILPLVMIAGIMGYFGIDIKPSTAVIFTIAFGIAVDDTIHYLARFRVELKRGATLQEALTLTTQKTGRAMIITSLILLAGFGSLITSQFTSTTLMGILVGSTIFIALFADLILLPALFNWIKPDLKGTIVAEEPSGVPGSEFLEPAEVH; from the coding sequence ATGCACAAGTTTGCCGAGTTTTTAATTAAGCACCCCCGCTTATTCATTGGGCTCTTTATCGTGCTGGTAGCCGCCTCCCTCTACCCTGCCTCACAGATCAGAACGGACTTCAACCTGGAAAATTTTTACCCTAAAGACGATCAGACCGTACAGTATTACCGTCTGCTGGAAGAGGACTTTGGCCGGGATGATAATATCATGATGGTGGGTTTCCGCTCTGACTCCCTTTTCAGCCGTGATGTACTCCTGGACCTTAAGGCTATTACGGACTCTGTCGCCGTCATACCTAACATAACGGATGTCCGGAGTCTGTGGTCCGCCGAAGAGATCAGGAATATCAATAATACTCTGCAGTTCAACAGATATCTTGATGAGGACTCTCTTGCTTCACAAAATCGATCTGTCGGAATAAAAATCGCTCAGGATCCTATCCTCTCGGGACTCATGATCAATGATTCCCTGAATACTACCGCCATCTACTTATCCATTGATGAAGGGAATAATTCCTATTCAACCAGATCTCAGATCACTGAAGACCTTAATAGAGTTTTAGCTGATTATCCATCAATAGATTTCAAGATCAGCGGCATCCCGTATTTCAGGAACCAGTATGTATCGATCCTGAATCAGGAGGTTATATTCTATATCGCTTTTTCATCCGCATTGATCATTGCATTCTTATGGTATCTGTATCGCAGCAAATGGGGTATTTTGCTCCCGATGATCATTGTGTGGCTGACCGTCTTATTCACGATCGCGACAATTACCCTGACAGGAGGATATCTTGAGATCATGAGTTCCACCATTGCCCCTATACTCCTCTGCGTTGGTGTAGCTGATAGTATTCATATGATCTCAAAATTCGATGATGCCATTCAGAACGGGATGAAAAGAAAGAAAGCGATCATCGAGATGATGCTTACTCTTGGATCAGCAACCTTTCTGACCAGTATTACCACCGCAATCGGCTTTGGTACCCTGCTGACCAGCAACGTGATACCTATGAGACGATTCGGTATCTACACTGCGGTAGGAGTGCTAATTGCCTATGTGGTGACCATCACCCTCCTCCCTGCTATTCTTAAATTTTCAGGCTCCAGAAAAGTCTTCCAGGATAACGGAGGAAAGCTTTATCCGTTTATGGGAAAATGGCTTTTAAGACTTTCTTATTTCAATCAGCGGAACTACAAAAAGATCGTTGTCGTATCAGGTCTTATCATTTTGTTGACTGGTTTTGGAATGTCTCAGCTAAGAGTGAATGGCAGAGTATTTGATGATGTAAGCAGGGACTCTGAACTTATAAAGGACAGTCAGTTTTTTTCGGATAATCTCGCTCCTATTTTCCCGCTGGAAGTAATCATTGATACTGATAACCCTGAGGGTATATATGATCCCGGTCTGCTTCAGAAGATCAGCAGACTTGAAGATCACCTGTTGAGTTATCCGGAGATACGACGCACCAACTCACTGGTGACCCTTCTGTCTCAGATACATAAAACCATGGCTCCGGAAGATCATTCGATCAACCCTATACCGCAGGATCCGGCCCTTATTGCACAATATATACTCTTACTGGAAATAAATGGCGTAGAAGCACTAAGTAATCTGACTGATTTCGATTACAGCAAGGTCCGGCTCACAGCCCAAACCATCGATGCCGGGTCTCAGAGAATAAATGAGATCCGTGCTTCCGTAAGGGACTACCTAAGTGAGCAGCCCGGTGATGAAGAGATCATTATTACCGGATCTACCGTATTAAGTGCCGATCTGGTAGGCAAAATGGTCTGGTCGCTGGCATCCAGTATTGGTCTTGCCTTTATCTGTATATCCATTGTAATGGCCCTGCTGTTCAAAGACTTAAAAATGGTTCTCATATCCCTGATTCCTAATATCCTTCCATTGGTTATGATAGCCGGCATCATGGGTTATTTTGGGATCGATATCAAACCTTCAACCGCCGTGATCTTTACGATCGCATTCGGAATAGCGGTTGATGACACCATTCACTACCTGGCCCGATTCAGGGTAGAACTCAAACGGGGTGCCACTCTTCAGGAAGCTCTTACTTTAACTACTCAAAAAACCGGAAGAGCAATGATCATTACCAGTCTGATCTTACTGGCCGGGTTCGGTTCTTTAATAACCTCTCAGTTCACTTCCACTACATTGATGGGAATATTGGTTGGAAGCACCATATTTATAGCACTGTTTGCGGATCTGATCCTGCTTCCGGCACTTTTTAACTGGATAAAACCGGACCTGAAGGGTACTATAGTTGCTGAAGAACCTTCTGGAGTACCTGGGAGTGAATTTCTTGAACCGGCAGAAGTCCATTGA
- the tmk gene encoding dTMP kinase, which translates to MLITFEGIDGSGKSTQIGLLREALEKEGLEVSVFREPGGSDVSEMIRGILLNPELEIDPVTELLLFSAARSQLVAEQVNPLLKENKIVILDRFYDSTIAYQGYGRASLPLEQIQQINTIAAHSLVPDLTFYIKLSREDAEERISHVRKDRMESAGESFFDKVIEGFDHLAENETRFVTVNGLLPVQEIHSQVLQKVLQQL; encoded by the coding sequence ATGCTAATTACGTTTGAAGGGATTGACGGAAGCGGTAAGTCTACACAGATCGGACTCCTCAGAGAAGCATTAGAAAAAGAGGGGCTCGAAGTATCAGTATTTCGTGAGCCTGGCGGATCTGATGTCTCAGAAATGATAAGGGGAATTCTGCTGAATCCTGAACTTGAGATCGATCCGGTCACTGAACTGTTATTGTTTTCGGCTGCAAGGTCCCAGTTAGTAGCAGAACAGGTAAATCCACTTCTTAAAGAGAATAAGATCGTTATTCTGGACCGTTTTTATGATTCTACGATCGCTTATCAGGGTTATGGCAGAGCATCATTACCGTTAGAACAGATACAGCAGATCAATACGATCGCTGCTCACTCATTAGTTCCTGATCTGACTTTCTATATCAAGTTGAGCAGAGAAGATGCTGAAGAACGTATCAGTCATGTACGCAAAGACCGAATGGAGAGTGCGGGAGAATCATTTTTTGATAAAGTCATTGAAGGCTTTGATCATCTGGCTGAGAATGAGACCCGATTTGTTACGGTCAATGGACTTCTGCCGGTTCAAGAAATTCACTCCCAGGTACTCCAGAAGGTTCTTCAGCAACTATAG
- a CDS encoding PspC domain-containing protein produces MTEQSRQKTASKTGAATLEFNEFDLQTTMQDFLKEEEKETGKGIWNIATISGMVMLFLGLSFVLQWIGLPIGAGFASFVEGAVSALPLIGGALVTLIGFGYLVGDRKKERKARRQKKKAEKQRRKSNYSDIHGAEEVKNTGSGINNDLNRSSTSSFRKSSTASSSSANFDTFGYRQSRKLMKSRSDKKWAGVCGGLAKYFGISSTVVRFIFVAAFFMGYGASLLIYFGLSLAMPKEPIEFMDDFNY; encoded by the coding sequence ATGACAGAACAAAGCAGACAAAAAACAGCATCCAAAACAGGGGCAGCCACACTCGAGTTTAATGAGTTTGACCTGCAGACGACCATGCAGGATTTTCTTAAAGAAGAGGAAAAAGAAACCGGCAAGGGCATTTGGAATATTGCAACGATCTCAGGCATGGTCATGCTCTTTCTGGGGCTCTCTTTTGTTTTACAGTGGATAGGTCTTCCCATTGGGGCCGGTTTTGCATCCTTTGTGGAAGGAGCAGTATCAGCGCTTCCACTAATTGGCGGGGCATTGGTTACCCTGATCGGTTTTGGTTACCTGGTTGGTGACCGTAAAAAAGAACGTAAAGCACGAAGGCAAAAGAAGAAAGCTGAGAAACAACGAAGGAAATCAAACTACAGTGATATTCACGGAGCAGAGGAGGTAAAGAATACCGGTTCTGGTATTAATAATGATCTTAATCGCTCCTCAACCTCTTCGTTCAGGAAAAGCAGTACGGCATCTTCCAGCTCTGCAAATTTTGATACTTTCGGGTACCGCCAAAGCCGAAAGCTTATGAAAAGTCGGAGCGACAAAAAATGGGCAGGAGTATGCGGAGGATTGGCTAAATATTTCGGTATAAGCTCCACTGTGGTTCGTTTTATCTTTGTCGCCGCGTTCTTTATGGGCTATGGCGCCAGTTTACTGATCTATTTCGGGTTATCGCTGGCGATGCCTAAAGAGCCTATAGAATTTATGGACGATTTCAATTACTAG
- a CDS encoding 5-formyltetrahydrofolate cyclo-ligase, whose protein sequence is MDISKRKTELRSLARTLRDEVSQDEWRDKSNRIKELFLSSDLFSNAERIHSYVSMNERKEVDTLGIIEHILVSEKSLCVPVTDFNDISMRHFEIDSLDDFKMNEWGIKEPGKEGQERTADQFDLIIVPLLASDIGGNRLGYGKGFYDRFLKKTRAIKVGLVFDNFIFSEIPTDEHDQSLDYLITEKSVIKTKH, encoded by the coding sequence ATGGATATCAGTAAGCGTAAGACTGAACTCCGGTCTCTTGCAAGAACCCTTAGGGATGAGGTAAGTCAGGATGAGTGGAGGGATAAAAGCAACCGGATCAAAGAACTATTCCTTTCCTCAGATCTTTTCTCAAACGCAGAGCGTATTCATTCTTATGTTTCCATGAATGAGAGGAAAGAAGTTGACACTTTAGGGATCATTGAGCATATACTTGTGAGTGAAAAGTCACTATGTGTACCTGTTACGGATTTCAATGATATCAGTATGCGTCATTTCGAGATCGACTCACTCGATGATTTTAAAATGAATGAATGGGGCATTAAAGAGCCAGGTAAGGAAGGTCAGGAAAGAACCGCAGATCAATTCGACCTGATCATTGTTCCTTTGCTTGCTTCGGATATAGGAGGAAACAGGCTTGGATACGGGAAAGGGTTTTATGATCGCTTTCTGAAAAAAACCAGAGCAATTAAAGTGGGACTGGTCTTCGATAATTTTATATTCAGTGAAATACCAACAGATGAACATGATCAGAGTTTGGATTATCTGATCACGGAAAAGTCTGTAATTAAGACGAAACATTGA
- the bshC gene encoding bacillithiol biosynthesis cysteine-adding enzyme BshC translates to MEIDHCSFEHLPFSTLFKTYINKFSELRDFYNYDPFDDQSILDRSEFLNDYNLREELIEALSVYHKDLCISDNQKEQLTKFANVDSRVVVTGQQTGLFGGPLFTVYKTLTTILLARKMESITGKPVVPVFWIADEDHDFDEIAWAGVLGRDDYHAVTLDQQGSGKPVSEEIIGSDFNKFESEFWDHLPDTDFTDSLKKQLAENYLSGNTFSASFAQFICELFADQGILIAGSQHKVFKDLSKEVIKKSVTECDKIFEAIETKSQQIAGKYHQQVQNGDTNLFYLDHDKKRVKIHRDGSVFTAGDDRWSEDSLIKEIESRPERFSPNVFLRPVIQDHLFPTIGYVAGPGETAYYGQMKEMYPVFGMEMPVIYPRLSATILESGIERILEKLPFELWDYGQRIEDLESAYVEKAETIDVESVFGKWMNGIKELTPDAREKINEVDPTLDGTVGKTESQFLNELNKLKGRVYRSIKEQEKIQINRIEKIKVNLFPDGGLQERSVSPVYIMNKYGPGIWDELADQLEKNDLDLSKHYIIKL, encoded by the coding sequence GTGGAAATTGACCACTGTTCTTTTGAACATCTACCATTCTCAACATTATTTAAGACCTATATAAATAAATTCAGTGAACTGAGGGATTTCTATAATTATGATCCTTTTGACGACCAAAGTATTCTGGATCGGTCAGAATTTCTGAATGACTACAATTTGAGAGAAGAACTGATCGAAGCATTATCAGTTTATCATAAGGATCTGTGCATTTCAGATAATCAGAAAGAGCAGCTCACTAAATTTGCCAATGTAGACAGCAGAGTTGTTGTAACAGGTCAACAGACAGGATTGTTCGGGGGACCACTATTCACGGTTTACAAGACGCTGACCACCATTCTTCTCGCCCGAAAAATGGAGTCGATAACCGGTAAACCGGTAGTGCCGGTTTTCTGGATTGCAGATGAAGATCATGATTTCGATGAGATCGCATGGGCCGGTGTGCTTGGCAGAGATGACTATCATGCAGTTACTCTGGATCAGCAGGGGTCAGGTAAACCGGTTTCAGAAGAGATCATAGGATCAGATTTCAATAAATTTGAATCAGAATTCTGGGATCATTTACCTGATACAGATTTTACGGATTCATTAAAAAAGCAGTTAGCGGAAAACTACCTGTCCGGGAATACCTTTTCAGCCTCTTTTGCTCAGTTTATTTGTGAACTTTTCGCTGATCAGGGAATCCTGATTGCAGGAAGCCAGCACAAAGTCTTCAAAGATCTGAGTAAAGAGGTTATTAAGAAATCTGTAACGGAATGTGATAAGATCTTTGAGGCTATAGAGACGAAAAGTCAGCAGATTGCCGGGAAGTATCATCAGCAAGTGCAAAATGGGGATACCAATTTATTTTACCTGGACCATGATAAGAAGCGTGTCAAGATACATAGAGATGGATCTGTATTTACTGCCGGAGATGATAGATGGTCGGAAGATTCACTGATTAAAGAGATCGAAAGCAGACCTGAGAGATTTTCACCGAATGTATTTCTCCGTCCGGTAATTCAGGATCATTTATTTCCTACCATAGGATATGTGGCAGGTCCGGGCGAAACAGCCTACTACGGGCAGATGAAAGAAATGTATCCGGTTTTTGGAATGGAAATGCCGGTTATATATCCAAGATTAAGTGCTACTATCCTGGAATCCGGTATAGAAAGAATACTGGAAAAACTTCCATTTGAGCTGTGGGACTATGGGCAGAGAATTGAAGATCTGGAATCTGCATATGTTGAAAAAGCAGAAACGATCGATGTGGAATCCGTATTCGGTAAGTGGATGAATGGAATCAAGGAATTGACTCCCGATGCCAGAGAGAAGATCAATGAAGTTGATCCTACTTTGGATGGAACCGTGGGTAAAACGGAATCCCAGTTTCTGAATGAGCTTAACAAGTTGAAGGGCAGAGTTTACCGCTCGATCAAAGAACAGGAAAAGATACAGATCAACCGCATTGAGAAGATCAAAGTAAACTTATTCCCTGATGGCGGTTTGCAGGAGAGATCAGTTTCACCGGTATACATAATGAACAAATACGGCCCCGGGATTTGGGATGAACTGGCCGATCAGCTGGAAAAAAATGACCTGGATCTAAGCAAGCATTATATCATAAAATTATAA
- a CDS encoding bifunctional nuclease domain-containing protein: protein MSKVLMEILGLSTSPSSGGAYALILSESEGGRRLPIIIGSFEAQAIALELENIKPPRPMTHDLLKNLVLSFDAEFKYVLINELSEGTFYAQIVFDRDGELVEIDARPSDAIALAVRFRADIFVNEEVLDEAGIFTEPNEQTLEKALAEEEAAPGEKELSQLEQLENELKTAIETENYEKAAKIRDRIQKMKG, encoded by the coding sequence TTGAGCAAAGTATTAATGGAGATACTAGGTCTGTCAACCAGTCCGAGCAGCGGCGGAGCTTATGCCTTAATATTATCCGAGTCGGAAGGAGGCAGAAGACTACCCATCATTATAGGTTCATTTGAAGCGCAGGCCATAGCTCTTGAGCTGGAGAATATTAAGCCACCCCGCCCGATGACTCACGACCTGCTGAAAAATCTTGTTCTGAGTTTCGATGCCGAATTCAAGTACGTTCTCATCAACGAATTGAGTGAAGGAACTTTTTATGCTCAGATCGTTTTTGACCGGGATGGTGAACTTGTTGAGATCGACGCAAGACCAAGTGATGCAATAGCTCTTGCTGTCAGATTCCGAGCTGATATTTTTGTAAACGAAGAAGTATTAGATGAGGCCGGGATCTTCACCGAACCAAATGAGCAAACGCTTGAAAAAGCACTCGCAGAGGAAGAAGCAGCTCCGGGAGAAAAAGAGCTTTCTCAACTGGAGCAACTGGAGAACGAATTAAAGACTGCGATCGAAACTGAAAACTATGAAAAGGCCGCAAAGATCCGCGACCGCATTCAAAAAATGAAAGGCTGA
- a CDS encoding NADH-quinone oxidoreductase subunit A, with amino-acid sequence MLDNYFPILILAVIAIFLALVLLTLSRVLGPYRPNKNKLNPYESGMDPVGEARERYSISFYLVAMEFIVFDLEVVFIYPWAVRYLDLGFGTFVAMMVFIVMLFVGLLYTLKKGTLDWDLKQFKS; translated from the coding sequence ATGCTCGATAATTATTTTCCGATACTTATTCTGGCGGTTATAGCAATATTCCTGGCTTTGGTATTGCTAACCTTATCCCGGGTGCTTGGCCCCTACCGTCCGAACAAAAATAAGCTTAACCCCTACGAAAGTGGCATGGACCCTGTAGGTGAAGCCAGGGAAAGATATTCCATTAGTTTTTACCTGGTCGCCATGGAATTTATAGTCTTTGACCTCGAGGTCGTTTTTATATACCCATGGGCGGTTCGATATCTGGACCTTGGATTCGGAACTTTTGTAGCCATGATGGTATTCATTGTAATGTTATTTGTAGGTCTCCTTTATACCCTTAAGAAAGGAACACTTGATTGGGACCTGAAACAATTTAAATCATAA
- a CDS encoding NADH-quinone oxidoreductase subunit B translates to MGIESALGEGYLTTKIDALTNWARANAAWPMPMGLACCAIEMMAFAGPRYDVSRFGSEVFRFSPRQSDVMIVAGWTTYKMSHAIRRIWDQMPDPKWCIAMGACASTGGMHRCYGVVQGVDNFLPVDAYISGCPPRPDAVIHALMKIQDKIKNEHSVLLDT, encoded by the coding sequence ATGGGAATTGAATCAGCATTAGGCGAAGGATATTTAACAACAAAAATTGATGCTCTTACCAACTGGGCTCGTGCTAACGCTGCATGGCCTATGCCAATGGGTCTTGCCTGTTGTGCGATCGAGATGATGGCCTTTGCAGGTCCCAGGTATGATGTATCAAGATTCGGATCTGAGGTTTTCAGGTTTTCACCGCGCCAAAGCGACGTAATGATCGTAGCCGGATGGACCACTTACAAGATGTCACATGCAATCCGAAGGATCTGGGATCAGATGCCTGATCCTAAATGGTGTATAGCTATGGGGGCTTGTGCTTCAACCGGTGGAATGCACCGCTGCTACGGAGTCGTTCAGGGAGTTGATAATTTTCTTCCGGTAGACGCTTATATTTCCGGTTGCCCTCCCCGACCTGATGCAGTCATTCATGCACTGATGAAAATTCAGGATAAAATTAAGAACGAACATTCAGTTCTACTCGACACCTGA
- a CDS encoding NADH-quinone oxidoreductase subunit C, whose translation MSLELTESVQKLVDGLTESYSEKLIEVYNASGHTYIRVEADALLDIVKFAKEEYHFIFLSDIIGVDRYTSEERFEVLYNILNLRTQDRIFLKVRVPEEEPVLESLFSVYRSANWLEREVYDMFGIRFNNHPDPRRVYMPDDFQYFPLRKEFPLLGIPGSIELPNTTPDTE comes from the coding sequence ATGAGTTTAGAATTAACCGAAAGCGTACAGAAACTGGTAGACGGCCTTACGGAATCTTATTCCGAAAAGCTTATTGAAGTCTATAATGCCAGTGGGCACACTTACATCAGAGTGGAAGCGGATGCTTTGCTCGACATTGTAAAGTTTGCCAAAGAAGAATATCACTTCATCTTTCTTTCAGACATTATCGGAGTAGATCGCTACACATCGGAAGAACGATTTGAAGTCCTTTATAACATCCTGAATCTAAGAACACAGGACCGGATCTTTCTTAAAGTCCGAGTTCCTGAAGAAGAACCAGTACTGGAATCTCTCTTCTCTGTCTACCGAAGTGCTAACTGGTTAGAAAGAGAAGTATATGATATGTTTGGTATCAGATTTAATAATCATCCGGACCCACGCAGAGTCTACATGCCTGATGATTTCCAGTATTTCCCTCTCAGAAAAGAATTTCCTCTGTTGGGGATACCGGGATCGATTGAACTGCCAAATACAACCCCAGACACGGAGTAA
- the nuoD gene encoding NADH dehydrogenase (quinone) subunit D, with protein MSILKDINSKVNPQFFEEHQRKIYQSLEDKHTTIEEIDSDDPLNSKMILNMGPQHPATHGVLRLVLQLKGEQIEKTKLDVGYLHRGVEKIAENKTYQEFMPYTDRMDYLSPYSNNVALCTAVEKLAQVEVPERAQYIRMIGCELARISSHLLWLGTMVMDAGAISFFIWTFKEREKIYDIFDQVAGHRFTVSHSRIGGVANDLTDSATGLIKEFINSFPNELADWHKLLDRNRLFIDRNENVGVLPTDQALDLGATGPVLRAAGYAVDQRIISPYLKYDQVDFEVPTRMEGDNLARYFVRMEEMQESIKIIRQCLEKMPKGPVRTNNAKQAYPSKDEVYYSMEGMIHDFMMTDTGICPPAGAECYHAVESPKGELGYYIQSDGTGHPWRLKINAPSFRNLQVLENILDGEMVADTVVIIGGIDPVMGEADK; from the coding sequence ATGAGTATACTGAAAGACATTAACAGCAAAGTAAATCCGCAATTCTTTGAAGAACATCAGCGGAAAATATATCAGAGTCTAGAAGATAAGCACACCACCATCGAGGAGATCGACAGTGACGACCCGCTGAATTCCAAGATGATCCTCAACATGGGTCCTCAGCACCCGGCTACTCATGGTGTACTTCGTCTGGTTCTTCAATTGAAAGGCGAACAGATAGAAAAGACCAAACTGGATGTAGGTTACCTGCACAGAGGGGTTGAAAAGATAGCCGAAAATAAGACCTATCAGGAATTCATGCCCTACACAGACCGCATGGATTACCTATCTCCTTACAGTAATAACGTAGCGTTATGTACTGCTGTTGAAAAGCTGGCTCAGGTAGAAGTACCTGAAAGGGCACAGTACATCCGCATGATCGGATGTGAGCTTGCACGAATATCATCCCACCTCCTTTGGTTAGGGACCATGGTAATGGATGCCGGCGCGATCTCTTTCTTTATCTGGACCTTTAAAGAAAGGGAAAAGATCTATGATATTTTCGACCAAGTAGCCGGTCACCGGTTCACCGTATCACACTCCCGTATTGGCGGAGTCGCAAACGATCTGACCGATAGTGCTACCGGTCTCATTAAGGAATTCATTAATTCCTTTCCTAATGAGTTAGCTGACTGGCATAAGCTTTTAGACCGCAACAGGTTGTTTATTGACAGAAATGAAAACGTTGGTGTACTCCCAACAGATCAGGCACTGGATCTCGGTGCGACCGGTCCGGTACTCAGGGCTGCAGGCTATGCCGTGGATCAAAGGATCATTTCTCCTTACCTGAAATACGATCAGGTCGATTTTGAAGTACCTACCAGAATGGAGGGTGATAACCTGGCTCGCTATTTCGTGAGAATGGAAGAAATGCAGGAAAGCATTAAGATCATTCGTCAGTGTCTTGAAAAAATGCCGAAAGGCCCTGTAAGAACAAATAATGCTAAACAGGCTTATCCTTCGAAAGACGAAGTATATTATTCAATGGAAGGAATGATCCACGATTTTATGATGACAGACACCGGTATTTGCCCTCCTGCAGGAGCTGAGTGCTATCATGCAGTGGAATCGCCTAAAGGTGAGTTAGGATACTATATCCAAAGTGACGGTACTGGACACCCATGGAGATTAAAGATCAATGCTCCTTCTTTTCGTAATCTGCAGGTGCTTGAGAATATCCTCGATGGAGAAATGGTTGCGGATACCGTAGTAATTATAGGTGGAATTGACCCGGTAATGGGTGAAGCAGATAAATAA
- the nuoE gene encoding NADH-quinone oxidoreductase subunit NuoE has product MEEQSLEFTKEDLQEIETIKAKFPTDMAATLPVLWVAQRRFGHVEAPVQRLVAKTLDLPDSHVHGVASFYTQYYKNRMGKYVLDVCTTTSCQLCGGYEMLHYLEDKLGIKAGETTDDGMFSIQSVECLGACGYAPMMQITNDVYVNHLTEDKLDMVIESLKDGKMPKFESVGMPHFKERKV; this is encoded by the coding sequence ATGGAAGAACAAAGTTTAGAATTTACGAAGGAAGACCTACAAGAGATCGAGACCATCAAGGCCAAGTTTCCGACCGATATGGCGGCAACTTTACCTGTTTTGTGGGTAGCCCAACGACGTTTCGGGCATGTTGAAGCTCCGGTTCAGCGTCTTGTGGCAAAAACTCTGGATCTGCCTGATTCACATGTCCATGGTGTAGCCAGTTTTTATACCCAATACTATAAGAATAGAATGGGTAAATATGTGCTGGATGTATGTACAACTACTAGCTGCCAGCTGTGTGGCGGTTATGAAATGCTACATTATCTGGAGGACAAGCTGGGAATCAAAGCTGGTGAGACTACGGATGACGGAATGTTTTCAATTCAATCAGTAGAATGCCTGGGTGCATGCGGATATGCCCCAATGATGCAGATCACCAATGATGTATATGTCAATCACCTGACGGAAGACAAATTAGATATGGTCATAGAATCTCTGAAGGACGGTAAGATGCCGAAATTCGAGTCTGTGGGAATGCCTCATTTTAAAGAAAGAAAAGTATAA